The Candidatus Korarchaeota archaeon NZ13-K nucleotide sequence GTGTATGGCGGCTGCCACGTGCCACTTCCCGCTAGCGTAGGGAGGAGGGGTATCTATGGAGAACTTGGGCCTCTCGGAGTTGAGATCGAACCTGTAGAGACCCTCCTCACTCCAAATCCTCTGAATCTCCAACTCCATCTCGGGGGACCAGTGCTTTTCCCTGAGCTTGGGATCCCTCTCCGACAAGCTTTATTCCCTCCGGCTGCAGGGCTCGGGGTGGAAATAAAAATTTTCGGCCGATCTTTGCTGATGGTTCAGTAGCTATCGTGAGAACCCTCCACTCCTAGGGGATCGCTAGATCCCCTGGAAGAGCCTAGCGACTATGTCGACTATCCTGAGCTGCTCAGGCAACTTCGATTCCAGTGAATATCTCAGGATCATTTCCCCAGCCTCCCTCTCGCTCAGACCTATCGAGGAGTAGTAACAGAGGCCCCTAGGGGTCCTGAGCGCCCGGTAGGGAGGGTTCCTCCTGACTATCGTGAGCTTCTCGTGCAGACCCGCCGATTCGATCGCCCTCTCTATCTCCTCCGTTGGCATCCTCGATGTGATCGCTATGAGTGGAACGCCCGTCTCTTCGTGAAAGCGGAGCATATCCAGCACGTTGAGGCCGGCGAACGTTGTGCCATGAGTCATCACAAGCTTGACCTCCCCCTTTATCTTGGGGCTCATCACGATCCTCACCAGGGCCTCTGTTGAGTCGTCCCCATCCACATGGATCGTCTCCCTGATCGCGTGCTCCAGAGTAAGATCCCTGAACATCAATCCTATCAGGAAGGCCCTGGTATCCCTCCCCCTCTCGAAGGGAGTGTCATCGACCGCTAGCACCCTCACCTTGCCCTTCAAATCGGCTCAACCCTGATCGGATTCAATTTATATCTTTCCCCGGTGAGGTTCGGGGATGAGCCTAGAGGAGCGCATGAGGAGGGAGTCCGCAGAGAGGTCCCTGTTGGCCGTTCTCATAGATCCCGCCAAGGTGGGAGGCGATGAAGCTAGGAGATTCGCTAGAGCCGCTGCCGAAGGTGGAGCGGACCTCATATTCGTCGGAGGATCTATAGGGGCTGGTTTCGGGCTTAATGATGTTATCATGGGGGTTAAGGAGGAGTCGAAACTACCCGTGATACTTTTCCCCGGTAACGTCGATGGAGTATCCCCGCACGCCGATGCGATACTCTTCATGTCACTCCTGAACTCAGCGAATCCATATTGGATAATCCAGGCCCAGGCCCTGGCGGCCATACCCATAAGGAGGATGGGGCTGGAGGCGATACCGACGGCCTACCTCATAGTGGAACCCGGTCATAGGAGCGCGGCCGGCTGGGTGGGCGCGGCCAACCCCATACCCAGGGACAGGCCGGAGATAGCCCTAGCCTACGCCTTGGCGGCCGAGATGCTGGGGATGAGGTGGGTCTACTTGGAGGCGGGCAGCGGCGCCGAGGCGCCCGTACCCCCCGAGATGGTGAGGCTAGTGAGGGAGGGAACGCGGCTCGGCATAATAGTGGGGGGCGGAATAAGGTCCCCCGAGATGGCGAGGGAGAGAGCAATGGCTGGAGCCAACGTGATAGTTGTCGGGACTCACTTCGAGGAAGGAGGGAACCTGGTGGCCAAGATAAGGGAGATGAGACTGGCTCTTTCGCCTTAGCTCGGCATCACTGGATCCGAGGAGCGGGCTCGCCATGGGAAAATTTATAACCTATGAGGCCCTTCTACCGGGGAAGCCCCGTGGTGTAGTGGCCAAGCACGCCGGGCTCTGGACCCGGAGACCCCGGTTCGAATCCGGGCGGGGCTACTAAAATTTAAACCAAGGCCCTTTCTCATGCAGCATCAGGGAATCTGATTAAAAACCTTCAATGGGGCTCGTTGAGGGGAGAGGACTCAGGCTTCAATTCAATCCTCAGCGGGCCCGGGGGGCTTCGAACCCCCGACCCCCCGGTTAAGAGCCGGGTGCTCTACCATTCTGAGCTACGGGCCCCTCACCGACGATCCACTCATTGACTAAAAAATGTTACGCCCCCTGGGCGAGCCTCACCGCGTAGCTGACTGCCTCCTCGGCCGACTCCGTGGCCTTTATTCCGATCTCCTCGAGGACTCTCTTCCCTTCATCGGCCTGATTTCCGCTCATCCTGACCACAACGGGGACCCTCAGGAGTCCCCTCTCCCTCACTGATCTGACCCCCATGGCGACCTCCAGGGCGCTGGTGATACCGCATAGCGCGTTTATGAGGACCACCTTGACCCTCGGATTGGAGACTATGATCTCCAGAGCTCCGGCCACCCTGTCAGCTGAGGCGCCCCCTCCCACATCGCAGAAGTTGGCCGGCCTACCCCCGAACGTGTGAACCAGGTCCATGGTTGCCATGGCCAAGCCAGCCCCGTTGGCCATCGTCCCTATGTCGCCGTCAAGCTCGACGTAGGCTATATCCCTCCTCCTGGCCTCGTTCTCCCTGGGGTTCTCCGAGGAGTAATACCTCTTCTCGAGTTCCTTATGCCTGAAAAGGGAGTTGTCATCGACCTCTATTCTGGCATCCAGGGCCAGCAACCTCCCGTCCCTGGTAAGGGCCAGCGGGTTTATCTCCAGCATCAAGGCATCGTACTCCACGGCCACCTCCCACATGGAAAATATGATTCTCTCTATCTCACTCATCTTATCTGGGACGTTCTTCGATGCGTTCCTCGCGAGAGCCCTGGCTATGTGGCTCCTCATCCCTATGAGGGGGTTCACCGTTCTCCTCTCTATTGACTCCGGGTGCCTGGCAGCTACCTCCTCGACGTCCATACCCCCGTAGGGGGTCGTTATGAAAGTCATCCCCCTGGCGTTTCTGTCAATTATCGCTCCAACGTATATCTCGGTGACCACGTCGATTGGTTCCTCTACGAGCAAGGAGCTTACCTCATATCCATAGAAACTCCTCGAGAAGAGCTCCTCAGCTATCTTCTCGGCTTCCTCTGGTGATCTAGCTATCCTTATCCCACCGGCCTTCCCTCTCTGTCCATGCGGTATCTGTATCTTCAGGACGCCACTTCCTCCCAAGCTCCTAACGGCCGAGGATGCCTCCTCTGGACTCCTCACCAGAATTCCCCTTGGAATCGGGATTCCCTTCGATGAGAAAGCCTCCTTTGATTCGTACTCTAGGAGCCTCATGACGCATCAGGGGTGCAACATTAGAATATTTTTTAATATTTTTTGATCCGTCCACCCGAGGTGAACGCATGGCGATACTCGTCAGGGAGGGAATGAGGGTCCTGGTCCAAGGGATAACTGGGAGGCAGGGAACGATACACACGAAGCTCATGCTGGATTACGGGACCAAGATAGTGGCGGGGGTCACCCCCGGGAGGGCTGGTTCCAGCGTTCACGGGGTCCCCGTCTTCGACTCTGTGGAGGAGGCCGTCAGGGAGAAGGGACCGATAGACGCCTCCATAGTTTTCGTGCCGGCTCCTTTCGCGATGGATGCTGTGATAGAGGCCGTCGACAACGGGATCCCCCTGGTAGTGGTGATAACCGAGGGGATACCCGTTCACGATACCGCGAAGTTCGTGAACTACGCCAGGAGCATGGGTACAGTGATAATAGGACCGAACTGTCCCGGGATAATAGCTCCAGGGAAGGTTAAGATAGGGATAATGCCGGCTGACTCATTCGCGCCCGGTAACATAGGTATAGTCTCGAGGAGCGGCACCCTGACATATGAGATCTCACTCTCACTTAAGGAGGCGGGCTACGGCTCGAGCACTACTGTAGGGATAGGGGGAGATCCCATAACAGGTTTGAACTTCATAGAGGTCTTAGAGCTGTTCAAGGAGGATCCTGAGACGGATGCTGTCGTTATAGTGGGTGAGATAGGGGGGGATGCGGAGGAGAGGGCCGCTAGGTACATAATGGAGAGCAACTACCCGAAGCCCGTGGTCGCTTATGTAGCCGGCAGGACCGCCCCACCTGGCAAGAAGATGGGACACGCTGGGGCCATAATAACGGCTGGTCAGGGAACTGTAGAGAGCAAGGAGAGGGCGTTCGCCGAAGCGGGGGTTCCCGTGGCGAAGACCCCATTCGATGTGGCCCCTCTCATAGGAAGAGTCCTGAGGAAGCGGTGAACTCAACGGATGGTCTGAGCGGCATCGGAGGGCTGCTAACTCGAGGGCTCATCATCCGGCGCCTCGCTCGAGGCTCCCTGGGAGGCACCTCCCGCGAGGTGACTCCTCCCCTCGGCGGTTATGCGATAAAAGGTGTATCCCCCATGGGAGAACCTCTCAAGAAGCCCCTCCTCAACCATCTCGTTCAAAACTTGCCTCAAAGCGGATATCGGGACATTCAATCTGTTCAGTATTTCCCTGACGTGAAGCACCTCATCCTTGCTGAGCTCCCTGAGCACCCTCTCCCTCAGCTCCGAGTTCATCCCGGTAACGGGGGGTGAAGCTTTATTTACCTTTAGCCCACCTGAGCCGGGGACCGGGAATGCCAATAGAGGATCCTTTCAAGAGGAGTGTAGCGGCCAAGGCCCTACTCAACTTCAAGATATGCAGGAAATGCGGGGCTAGGAATCCGATATCCGCCACCAAATGCAGGAGATGCAGGAGCACGAACCTCAGGTTGAAGAAGTCCAAGCTAGTGAGGAAGTGATGGTGGCATTTATTAGGTGAGGGAGTGATGCTGAGCGGGCCCGTAGCTCAGCAAGGATCAGAGCGTCGGCCTGCGGAGCCGAAGGTCGCGGGTTCAAGTCCCGCCGGGCCCGCTTTACTCCTGCTGTTTTTGGTCCTGATCCCCTCGATCGCTCTCCAGGTGAGGTGCGGGCCGCCCTTCGATGCCGTCATCGTCAGGGGGGATATATACACGGATTGGGTGGTTGCCATGTCATACGGCATGACGCACGGATCCTGGATAGTGCAGCTAACCCCTGAGAATGAGGAGGAGGTCCTGAGGTTGGTTTCCGGACTCTCCAGCTTCAAGCGGGGAATCTCCATACTGATAGTGGGCTCCCCTAATGCCGTTCCGGCGGAGTTCGAGGGGAGGCTGGAGAGAATGGGGA carries:
- a CDS encoding ADP-forming succinate--CoA ligase subunit beta: MRLLEYESKEAFSSKGIPIPRGILVRSPEEASSAVRSLGGSGVLKIQIPHGQRGKAGGIRIARSPEEAEKIAEELFSRSFYGYEVSSLLVEEPIDVVTEIYVGAIIDRNARGMTFITTPYGGMDVEEVAARHPESIERRTVNPLIGMRSHIARALARNASKNVPDKMSEIERIIFSMWEVAVEYDALMLEINPLALTRDGRLLALDARIEVDDNSLFRHKELEKRYYSSENPRENEARRRDIAYVELDGDIGTMANGAGLAMATMDLVHTFGGRPANFCDVGGGASADRVAGALEIIVSNPRVKVVLINALCGITSALEVAMGVRSVRERGLLRVPVVVRMSGNQADEGKRVLEEIGIKATESAEEAVSYAVRLAQGA
- a CDS encoding DUF99 family protein, with translation MKGKVRVLAVDDTPFERGRDTRAFLIGLMFRDLTLEHAIRETIHVDGDDSTEALVRIVMSPKIKGEVKLVMTHGTTFAGLNVLDMLRFHEETGVPLIAITSRMPTEEIERAIESAGLHEKLTIVRRNPPYRALRTPRGLCYYSSIGLSEREAGEMILRYSLESKLPEQLRIVDIVARLFQGI
- a CDS encoding geranylgeranylglyceryl/heptaprenylglyceryl phosphate synthase; its protein translation is MRRESAERSLLAVLIDPAKVGGDEARRFARAAAEGGADLIFVGGSIGAGFGLNDVIMGVKEESKLPVILFPGNVDGVSPHADAILFMSLLNSANPYWIIQAQALAAIPIRRMGLEAIPTAYLIVEPGHRSAAGWVGAANPIPRDRPEIALAYALAAEMLGMRWVYLEAGSGAEAPVPPEMVRLVREGTRLGIIVGGGIRSPEMARERAMAGANVIVVGTHFEEGGNLVAKIREMRLALSP
- a CDS encoding 50S ribosomal protein L40e produces the protein MPIEDPFKRSVAAKALLNFKICRKCGARNPISATKCRRCRSTNLRLKKSKLVRK
- a CDS encoding succinate--CoA ligase subunit alpha, with the translated sequence MAILVREGMRVLVQGITGRQGTIHTKLMLDYGTKIVAGVTPGRAGSSVHGVPVFDSVEEAVREKGPIDASIVFVPAPFAMDAVIEAVDNGIPLVVVITEGIPVHDTAKFVNYARSMGTVIIGPNCPGIIAPGKVKIGIMPADSFAPGNIGIVSRSGTLTYEISLSLKEAGYGSSTTVGIGGDPITGLNFIEVLELFKEDPETDAVVIVGEIGGDAEERAARYIMESNYPKPVVAYVAGRTAPPGKKMGHAGAIITAGQGTVESKERAFAEAGVPVAKTPFDVAPLIGRVLRKR
- a CDS encoding ArsR family transcriptional regulator, which translates into the protein MNSELRERVLRELSKDEVLHVREILNRLNVPISALRQVLNEMVEEGLLERFSHGGYTFYRITAEGRSHLAGGASQGASSEAPDDEPSS